Proteins co-encoded in one Arthrobacter globiformis genomic window:
- a CDS encoding peptidoglycan DD-metalloendopeptidase family protein: MRKSPAGRQRRILSAAVALVLAASLGASSPAAFADDLEDQQAALKAEAARVQQSLEFVDAKISKAAGDLVIYRGQLPAAQQALLEAQGRVASAVKEVEALAARVDLAQQNKAKITQQLDADKQKIASTKKLIGQIATQAYKSGGVPSDLTLFFGSNNTGSLTDTMDLADQALRSQNSAMDKLTQQNATNVNSQARLQAVEAEIKDLKAKADAALAKEKAARDEAAAKKAKVDKLIADTTRLNNELEAAKPGIQKKLAAVKARQDAVAAEIVERDRKLREAWLAEQRRIAAAAAAAAKAKGEEAKPYVPPVAGPPSAFGLRHPFPDSVPITSGFGWRATPPGTIDFYGTGGYMHTGIDFGAACGTPVYAAAAGTVFSAGWADDGGGNNVKISHGVVQGNSLTTIYYHNTSVVVSVGQQVSQGQLIAYSGTTGNSTGCHSHFETWLNGEAVDPMRLL, translated from the coding sequence ATGCGAAAGAGCCCCGCGGGGCGCCAGCGCAGGATTCTCAGTGCCGCAGTGGCACTGGTGCTGGCCGCGAGCCTGGGTGCGTCATCTCCCGCCGCCTTCGCGGACGACCTTGAGGACCAGCAGGCCGCCCTGAAGGCCGAAGCCGCCCGGGTCCAGCAGTCGCTCGAATTCGTCGATGCAAAAATTTCCAAAGCAGCCGGGGACCTCGTGATCTACCGGGGACAGCTTCCGGCCGCGCAGCAGGCGCTGCTCGAGGCCCAGGGCCGCGTGGCGAGTGCCGTCAAGGAAGTGGAAGCCCTCGCTGCCAGGGTGGATCTCGCGCAGCAGAACAAGGCCAAGATCACCCAGCAGCTGGATGCCGACAAGCAGAAGATCGCCAGCACGAAGAAGCTGATCGGCCAGATCGCCACCCAGGCCTACAAGTCCGGCGGCGTGCCCTCAGACCTCACCCTCTTCTTCGGTTCCAACAACACCGGCAGCCTCACAGACACGATGGACCTGGCCGACCAGGCGCTGCGGAGCCAGAACTCCGCGATGGACAAGCTCACCCAGCAGAACGCCACCAACGTGAACTCGCAGGCCCGGCTGCAGGCAGTCGAAGCCGAGATCAAGGACCTCAAGGCCAAGGCTGACGCGGCGCTTGCCAAAGAGAAAGCCGCCCGCGACGAGGCCGCCGCCAAGAAGGCCAAGGTGGACAAGCTCATCGCCGACACCACCCGCCTGAACAACGAACTCGAGGCCGCCAAGCCCGGAATCCAGAAGAAGCTGGCAGCCGTCAAGGCACGCCAGGACGCCGTTGCCGCCGAAATCGTCGAGCGTGACCGCAAGCTGCGCGAGGCGTGGCTCGCCGAGCAGCGTCGGATCGCCGCCGCTGCCGCCGCGGCGGCGAAGGCCAAGGGCGAGGAAGCAAAGCCTTACGTGCCGCCCGTAGCAGGGCCGCCGTCGGCCTTTGGCCTCCGCCACCCGTTCCCCGACAGCGTACCCATCACCTCCGGTTTTGGATGGCGTGCGACGCCGCCCGGAACAATCGACTTCTACGGCACCGGCGGTTACATGCACACGGGCATTGACTTCGGCGCCGCCTGCGGCACGCCGGTGTACGCAGCCGCAGCCGGCACAGTTTTCTCAGCCGGCTGGGCGGACGACGGCGGCGGAAACAACGTCAAGATCTCGCACGGCGTGGTCCAAGGCAACTCGCTGACCACGATCTACTACCACAACACCAGTGTGGTGGTCTCGGTGGGACAGCAGGTCAGCCAGGGCCAGCTCATCGCCTATTCGGGCACCACCGGAAACTCTACGGGCTGCCACTCGCACTTTGAGACCTGGCTGAACGGCGAGGCGGTTGACCCGATGCGCCTGCTCTGA